A stretch of DNA from Nilaparvata lugens isolate BPH unplaced genomic scaffold, ASM1435652v1 scaffold7561, whole genome shotgun sequence:
acaatagcgtaagtagataccCCAAGGTATATGGTAAggtttatgtcgcaaattttactgtcaactcaagccgattactgtcgattttactgttttgttggggtgagagtgtatgaaaggcacaatagcagagactaccagcgacacatagcttcacgggaaagagctacgtgtagactatcggcttgagataacagtgaaagttgcgacataaacgccctataccatgggttatctacttatgctattgtttctcattGGTAGTACTTACTGAATCAATCACTATTGATTATAACTATAGGCTACGGTACTGATATTATAAAGGAATCCAGCTTTATTCAATCTACTCCCACTACttttttcaaacatatttttgcaatttgtacaatatttttttaaattgttataTCTTAGAATTTGAGAGAACAAACAGCAACTAATGAAGCATGTGACTGATTTTTCTTTAGCAATAATTGGAATTCAAAAGCTCTATGCATAAATTTTCAATCCATTTTTTCAAGCAAATTTTTGATATtatcacaattttttctcttgGAATTTGAAAAAACTCACAGCAACTAAAGACGCATGTGACTGATTTCTAAAATATATTgcaatctaaagctgcgttgacaccaaagctattaacaaaatgtttatttgtccgtccttatagattctatttagattgaacgaaacttgacaaacacataattatatgttcatcatgtgtatgtttagttatgttcaatttaatagaatctataaggattaagttattaacattttgttaataactttggtgtaagctTAAAGctttaggctaggcacacaccagttagtcaagacgagacaagacatgatcagacacaatacttcacatagttgcttatgacgcatcacacactgattagtaattgcaattagacatgtcttcataagcaactatatgTGAAGTATTAtgactgatcatgtcttgtcttgtcttgactaactggtgtgttcCTAGCCTAAAGCTTTAagcttacaccaaagttattaacaaaatgttaataacttaatgcgcttatagattctattaaattgaacataacttatcatacacatgatgacatatatgtgtttgtcaagtttcgttcaatctaaatagaatctataaggacggacaAATAAGatttaatatgaaataataatttagattgaacgaaacttgacaaacacataaatgttcataatgtgtatagaatctataaggattaagttattaacatcttGTTAATGGCTTTGGTGTAAGATTAAAGctttaggctaggcacacaccagttagtcaagacaaggcaagacaagacatgatcagtcaCAAGACTTCAcgtagttgcttatgaagacatgtctaattgcaatgactaatcattcactatgtgaagtattgtttCTGATTATGTCTTGTCTCGTCTTGACTAAcgggtgtgtgcctagcctaaagCGTTAAGCTTACACCTAAGCtataagttattaacaaaatgttaataacttaagaGACACACAGCGACTAATGAAACATGtgattaataaattttttgttcagGAAAAAGAGAAATTGACTCTATTCGATGCGGCAGTGAAGAAGCAAACTGAgataatgattgaaaatattctgggaGACGGAATTGACTGTCACTTGCTGGGCCTCAGAGAACAGTCCAAACTTCTCGATCAACCGATGGACTTGTTCAAGGACGAATGTTACAGAATAGCTAATCATTTTGCCTTATCCACAAGTCAGGTGAGCGGGTTTTTCCCAAAAACAATCATTTTAAACCAACTGTGAAAAATAgtaccataaataaataataacttatttcCATCATTTCGTTTCACATTCATTCTACagttttggaaattatatgacCACATTGATAAGTTACGTGGTTATTGTTAGCAACCTAAGTCAGGtgaacaaaaacaataatttcaaaccaactgtggaaaataataaataattattttattgataaacaataggtttcttttgttattcatgTTTAGTAATATGTCAATTATTACCTAGTAATTTttagtaatattgtattttttgtttttgtttttagaatagaattataattatatctctTTTTAGTTCTATGAAATAGCACAACTCGCATCCGCGCTCAGATTCTTTCTTTGCGGATGCTAATTGCTACTTTCCATGAAAtgtaattaatatttatgtttgtgaactgtattttgaatggaaataaatttgatttgatttgatttccaTCATAAATTCCGTTTCACATTCATTCTACAtttggaaattataatattgacaaCTTCGACAAGTTACATAGTCATTGTTAGTTATTTAGTTAATTGTAATTACAAAACAATTGTTATGACATAGATTCTTTTGAGCTCAGTTCATCAGTTTACAGACTTTTTAGCGCACAATGTATGTAGCATCATGTGAACTTCAATTAATATTCTTAATAAATAAGCTAATATAATCAGCAAGAATAAAACATCAAATGCAACAAATATAACATACAAACACAAGACACAGATAAAACAAGGTGATATACCAACACAATAACACAAATGCGTGTAACGTACAGTATCATAgctacctctaatacaaggccccggcctacgatattgcaacgtcgcagtgtaggcctagaatctaatacaatgattggtaaaaaagatcagctggtattattttaaatctttttcagcaatcatgtattagattctaggccttcactgcgacgttgcaatattgtaggccggggccttgtattagaggtagcTATGACAGTATGCAATTTTTAAGTTCAATGTAGGCCAACTACTACCAAGTTCGTATTCACCAAGTGttgaatttttgttaatttgatttttctttGGAATTCACTTTTTTGTTAGTTTTGCGGGATTTTTTTGTTATCTATGTTCTAATCTTCTACCTGACAAAATAATTACTCAGAATTCACTGGATATTCAGATTTACTTCTACTAAAATTCCACTGAGTCTTGTCAATATGTAGAACCATTCCTTAATGAATTGTTTTAACAGttgaatttgacaacatatttgtgttttattcaattcaactaaTTTCTCTAAGAAAATACTTATTGAATGAATCTACTTTCAGAAGTAATGGAATGTGTACCGTATATAGTTAGACCTGTAAATAGTTACCAGACATTAATAGCTCTATGCCTCAATGAGTTTTTCATCTCTTCCTATGCAAAATTATGTTTGTTACCGGTATGGATGTTTCATATATTCTATCATTTCcttatgaatataaatatgcATGTGTGTTCCAattttcatcaaaaaaataTGACTTTCAGTTGGTTATTATAAGAAAAATCTATAAtcctatttattcaattaatttatctattagATTAGCAGAAACAATACAATgaccggaaaagaaaaaacaggttattgcccaaaacttcttcatttcctaatttagtttcaaattgtccaaatatttttgCATGAGTATCaaactattattaaaaataggATACTCATTCTGACTTACAGAAGATGTAAGGTGAATAATATAAaccaatattatgaaaatcgtgaaaaactcTTTCTCAAACCACTAAATTTTAGGGGATGAAAGTGCAGTGATCAGAGAAACCccaattaaaaacttatacAAGAATATGTATTCCACTGGAAGTGTTATCAGTCAttgaaatataacaaaaatagaTCTGAAGGAAGAATTTTCGAGAATTATCGAATTTATAAGAATCATAATCAGTGGCGTAACGTACACACCCCGCTGCCCCCGCGGCGCGGGGAGGCCCGGGCTAGGGCCCGATAATATTACCCTGTATAAAATTACCCTGCTAGGGGCCCGGGTAGGGCccgaaatgataattaatattgcatactttaaaaAGAATAGAACTCGATGGAGTTATCAGAATATTTGCATCTCAAGAAACAAGACGACAGAATAAATTAAAAGTAAAAATCCTACAATTCAAAGGTATTCCTACTATTTCTTCtgaacattttctcaaatcaataaaataaataatattgtcacAATCGAACTCTAATTTAAAACctgaaaaatttaaacttcttaCTAAAACCTAAAACTTAAACTTCTTTAAGTGCGCGAACAAGAAATCAGAATAAAATATGTGAGAAAATGGACATGTGGGAGAAAGAGCCAAGTGCACTGTACCCAGAAAGCAGTGATTGCAGAACTTGGAGGCTTGTAGGAGACATCAaatcaaagttttattttttcaactaagctATGTAAAGATATGTACGTTCCATTAGAGTTTAATGCTTGGATTAAGGGAGAAGGGGGCTGGAGAAAGGTGGTACGATTTTAGAAGAGGGGCCCGGATTTTTTTTTGCGGGAGGGCCCGGTTTGGAAACGTTACGCCACTGATGATAATGAGAAATAAGTTGGATACACCCTAGTGtatcattttttaaagttgattgaatattaaaggttaaattaaataacttgttgtagttcagacactgtgttaccagtaaatatttgaaaagacaCTCACTtatcttggagtattgaggaaggcatttcactcctgaagaggagtgTCCGAAGAAGTAATACAGTGTCTGAACtgcaacaaagttattatatagtgtttcgtcatggaaagcaacatcaattaaattaaatatttgagGTTTAAATATATGAGAGCTAAAGTGAGCTTTGGACTGAAGTCGGTTCCACTGAAATGatacttatatattattttctgcAGGTTCCAACCACATCTGACTGCGTTCTGGGATATGGTCCGGTGGTACCAGACGGTTACGGATGCTGTTACAACCCGTGGCCCAATTCTATCACTTTCTGCATATCGGCGTTCCATTCATCCGAGTCGACCAAATCGTCACTTTTCGCACAGAATCTGGAAGACAGTTTGCTGGCCATGCAAGAACTGCTGCAATCCAGGGGGACATAGAACCATGGAGAAAATTTAGCTTAGCGAGAAGCTATCTTCTACCATTATTTCTCTATAGAATCATAGAGAGAATTCAGCAAAAGAAGACGCTATCTCTTGGAATCTTTCTCTACAGAACCAAAGataaatatagcataagaagatgcAATCTTTTCTCAATAGAGCCCATGGTTtgtataattcatccagttaggaagctttgtatcaaattatggtgttgtgtatcaagttgagatatactgtatcatttatggtgataccataattatagagaaaagatagcataagaagatatcccatggtataggcttttatgttccaaattacaCTGtaaactcaagctgatagtcccagtagttctttttcgtgaagctatgtgacgctggtataTAGTCTCTCAAGTTTTATTACATAGGTGATCTGATAAGGACTCCAGACCGGCGCTGCATACTCAAGCTGGCTTCGAATCAAAGACTTGAACAAGTATAAATGGGCTCCCACCTCTCGAAGCTTGAGCATGTTCTAAAAACAAAGCCCATCATCTGATTGCACTTTGATAACAGGTGTTCAATGTGCTTATCAAAATCCATATGAGCATCCATAATCACTCCCAGATCCCTATACTCTTGCGAATGGTCCAacaaaatattaccaatattgtaGTTATAATGGAAAGGTTCCC
This window harbors:
- the LOC120356703 gene encoding choline O-acetyltransferase-like, translated to MIENILGDGIDCHLLGLREQSKLLDQPMDLFKDECYRIANHFALSTSQVPTTSDCVLGYGPVVPDGYGCCYNPWPNSITFCISAFHSSESTKSSLFAQNLEDSLLAMQELLQSRGT